The genome window GCAGATTTTCTGTTGCCTGACCGCATACCATTTGACCCAAGTGCTCTGGATCAAAAACGCTAAAGTGACATGGGCATTTAAATGTCTTAGCCTGTTGGTCGTAATTAACGGGGCAACCCATATGCGTACACAGTGTGCTGTAAGCAACTACATCATTATTGGGGCCAACTCCCCCGGCGACCGGTCCATCCATTTTGATCGCAACACATGGGGAACTTGCGTCAGGGTAAGTAAAGTTCACTGGGGTATTTACCTTCATTCCTGCAGATTTACCAATGTTACGCTCTGGATAGGCTAAAACCGCACCATTGCCTGGAGCCGCATTTGCAGGACTACTCACAAGCGATGCTGCAGAACCAACCGCAACTGCAGAACCAATACCAGTTACCTTTAAGAAATTCCGTCTACTTTCATTCGATTCCATCTTTTGCCCTCTCTATAAATGTGAACAATTTCTAGAAATAAGTATAAGTTTTAAATTTCGACAAACATAGAAATTATGTCGGTTTGATGACTAAGGATTTCCCTAGTAGCCCTAAAGGCTGATGAAAAAAATAGAAATATTTGTGTGCAGCGCACAAATCATTTTCAATGGTGGCTGACTGCTCATGGCCGATTTGAGACCTTCAAATTAATAAAAAACCCTACTTTGAGAGTCGCTTGTACACTTAAAAACAGCCACTTAACCACCATCCCAATTGATTTGGAATGTTTACAGCATTAATTTTTGACAAAAAAATGCCGGCAATCCCTGAGAATTACCGGCAAATCGTTTAAAACGAATTAGTGATCTCGTCGCAGTACTGGAATCCCACCGATCAGATCAGGTCCCCTCATCCACAATGGATCCAGAGAGTTACTTGCTATACCGTTCATATAGCTATCTGGATGCAGCAAGAAAATGGGCTTGCCAAAAAAGTACTGATCTAGCGTTGCTAACTCAATGCAATCGTCACAAAACTTATCCCACCGTTTATTGCCACTCACGGCCTGATCTAAATGCTGGTTGAAGTACGCATCTTCCTTTAATAACAGCGCCTTTACCCGCTCAAATACATATTGCTTGCGCAATTCAGGCCACTGATTCAATCCATCCTCCTCATAACCGCTGATATATAAGCCAAATTTTTCATGGCTTGTTAAAACCGCTGTTTTGATACCATAGTCGCCCATGTATAAGGCACTCATTGCTTTATTTTTCATTTTTCATTTCCATTAGCTATATAAAAACGTCTGCAATGTTTAATTGCAGACGCAAATCGTTTGAAACGATTTAGAAGTGGGCCGTCTCGATAACGCTGCCATCAAACGCATTAATAGATTTCCAAAAAATTGAGCCATAGCGTAATTTGGCTAAGTCATACTGCGCCATACATTGACCCAGCAATGCCCCAGCCTCTAACAATGCTAATTCACTGCCATCTTCATAGGGGATTGCCAACCTCACAGTCTCATCGGTTCCGTCAGAGATAAAGGCACACTCCTCTCCGTCAGCTTCAATAACAGCATCAGCCAAGAAAAACTCCAGCTCTTTTACGGTTTTAGCATTTGCATGCTTTGCTGCCAATTGAATATTCATCGTTACAAATTTTGTTGCCATAGTATTTCTCCTTATTCCTATTAGATGGTGACTGCTTGACACTGTGACACTATGGGCGCTGCTACATTTGACTTATTTGCGTAGTAGTGCTTCACAATTTGCTTGCTGGCATTTAGTACACCCCGACCACTACCCTTGCAAGCAGCCGCCACATCAATAAGCACCTGATCGGGAATGCCCAATACCCCGTAATAACTAAGCACCCTGCTCATAACAGGCAGCCAATGACTACTAGGTGCCGCAGTAAAATCGACTACATGACAGCGATCAATTACTGCACGATCAATTTTTGATAAATTATTGGTTGTCAAAATAAACACTGCATGTTGACTGCCCCCATTCATCGCGGTTTTAAGCGATGGCATATAAGCACCAGTTAAGTTATCCACCTCATCTAATACAAAATAGTGAAATGCATCGATGGGTGTGAAGTTACAGCGATTAGCAATACTTACCATCATTTGTGCGTGATTTGACGTAGCAGCAATGTCAAAATACTGCGGCAACTGTGCATCTTGTCCGCTATGCGCTTGCTCAATCAAATCGGGCAATATTTTTGCCAAAGCACTTTTGCCAGTCCCCACATCCCCATATAACAAAATGCCGTTTTTTCCCGATCCAGGAAAGCCGCCATTTTTAGCAATGCAGTCCTCAATCATCTGCTTCGCTTTTGCATCTTTAAAAACTACATCGCCCAATACTTTAGGCTGAAACTTCTCATCAAAATTACTAAAATCAGGTTGCATAAAACCTCCAATGAATGATTGCTACAGGACAATTAATCCCGCAGCAATCTGTTTAGTTAAAAATTACTCAGCCATTGCCGCTGCTTGCGCTGCCAACTGATCTACTTGGTCAACATCGCTTGCCTGCGCCTGCTCTTCTTGTTCGTTAGCAATAGCATCTTTGCTAACCTTGTAAAATGCTAACAACGCTGCGTTTACTACCGCTTTATCGCTAAGCCCAGCACGTACTGCGTACTTGCCGCCCGATAAAGGTGTAGCAATGAGCACGATTTGCCCTGCTGTAGCGTCCACTTTTTGCGCTAAGACTGCACTGTCAAACACGGCCAGCTCACGTGCATTTGCCCATTGCTGCGCTTGCACCAGTTTTTCGTCACGTGTTAGTAATGCAGAACCTGCGCCATTTGATTTTTTGCTTTCTGCATTAGCCAAGCGCATTGCAGTTAAGCCCCCTTCAAAATTTTGCACGTATTGTGCAAAATCAGCAGGTTCGCAGCCTTTCTTTTTTGCGTAAGCAATAGCTGAGTAGTAGCTATTAATTTTTCTAGCATCTGCACCAATAAATACGCACATTAAAAACTTGCTGAGCACATACGTTTTTGGTGTCATATTAATGTTGCGATCCAGCATGTATGCATCCAAGCGATTTAAAATACGCTTTTGCTCCTTCTCACTCTGCTGCAAGAACAAGTCATACTTTGCGTAGCACTTGCCCACAATGCTATTTAAAAATGCATTGCTACGGGCCTCTGCAACATTTAGCTCTCGCTGATATTTCCCGTACTCTGCCGCAAGATCATCTAACTCTGTTATCAGATCACCCATTGCAGCCGCCCCTATAAGCGTTTCAAAGTCAATAGACTTAGCAGCACCGCTGCCATCGCTCATAAATTGCGCTCGCACGTCGTACCATTCTTGCTTTTGTCCAATGCTTGCCTTCTCTAGCTCACGCAAAGCCTGCTGCGCTTGCTCTTCAGAAGTACCGCTAACCGTTACCTCCGCCCCTGTGTCTTGCATAAACTTTTCAATGTCTATTGCCTGTGCTGCTGTGTTTACTGCTTGTGTGTTTACTAATGTTGCTTCCATTTTTACTACTCCTTGTTTGTTAAATTAATGTGTTACTGCTACTGCTGTTACGTCGTCCTGCAAAGTTGCTACTGCTGCGTTAACTAACGTATCCGTTAAGCTTGCACATTTACGTGTTAAGTACAGTGCAACAATGCATTCGTCCGTCATATGCCCATCTCCATCTACTACAAAATCTAATTCTTCTTCCAACTCCGTCAGCATCGTTAGCAACAGCTCTTCTTTATCGCTGCGCTGTTTAATGCTGTCGTAATACTCTTTAACTTCTTGCATCTGTCTGCAAAACAATATTTCAGCTTCAGCTTCAAAACTTTGCTGCTTGCTTGCAACAATGTTTGCTAAAGCCAGTGCCGCTGCTGTATTACCGCTTGTTGCTGCGTTTGTGTTTAATCGTGCTGTTTTCATTTACTACCTTTCAATATGTGTTTAAAAAAATTACTAAGTGCTGCTTTACTGTTTGTTATTAAATTTGCTGCACTATTAGTAGTGCGCTGTGCTGCTAATCCCTGCACTCGCTTAAAGTCAAGCAAGTAGCAGTTTTGTGTTGTTAATGCTTTTTGCATGTAGCACCCCCGTGCAAGTTAGTAACTGCGTTAATAAGTCCTGCACAGCAACTACATATAAGTAGTGCTGTACTACGTGAAATTGCGTGTTTAAAGCGACTGATTTGTTAAAGAGCGGCAGCAGTGCTGCGGTATGTAATGAGAATATTCCTGAACACATATGCTTGAAAATTGCTTGTTATAATTAATGCTATAACTATCAATAGATTTTTTTATGGAAAACCGCAAATTCCGCATCAAAATTAAAAAAACGGGTGGCTATGCACTAAAGCGATGGTGGTTTTATGCGCTAATGGCAAGTGAGAGTTATGTCTTAGCTCACGCCTTCAGGGAGGGCAGGCTCTCCACGGAGCAGATTGCCAGCCTACCCTGGGACTTCAGTAGAGTCTTGCAAACCTATGACAACTTTGGCTGGGTAGGCAATATCACCTTTACCGATTGGCTTAAACGCAAAGATAAGGTGCTATTTAGAACCGAAAAGCAATTGCCGAGCGTTTCTACAATCACCCGCATACCCCGTGGTGACGCAGGTGATCCCAATAAGATTATTGATGATGTAATGAAGCATCTTTATGGCACTAGGGATAATCAAAATTTCCCCAATGCCCTACTTCTATCAATTCCACTAAATCTTTCCAAGCAATCCATCTTTAGGCAAATCGCTCAAAAAATCGATGTTTACAAGCAGTCGCCTAGAAAAGCTAACAACCCAGTTGACCTTGAAGTACCGCTATACAGATTTAGAGCAAATAAATTAAAAACTACAGCATTTGACTCTAGCCTTAAGACACTCCATACGAAGATCCGCAACCATGAGTGGCCGCTTTGGAAAGTAGGTACAAAGGTAAATCTGAATGTAGAGGCGGCGATTGAGATTCGCAAAGCCGAGGCAATGCGAGAAGAGATTGAAAGAGCTACGGGAAAGCGACCAAAGCCAGAAGATAGCGCCTATCTTGAAAAAATGACAATGAATACACTGGCGCATAGGCAGATCAAATATGCATTGCTACTGGCGGAAAATGCTGCTCGAGGAAGATTTCCCAGCATTGACCCAATTGTCGATAAAGACGGAAAGACCATCACATTAAAAATGGATTACCCATTTATGAGTGCTGAATACGCAATTGCTGAAGCAGAGTTTTATGAGCGATATCCACAACCTGAAATCGTTTAAGACGAATTACTAGATTAGTTCTACTGCTTTACGCTTTTGATCGTCGTTGCAGTCTATATAGTGCTGCACACTGGATAACTGTCTGTGTCCACTCAATCCCATGATCACCCTCACCCCAACACCCTTAGCCGCTAAGTTGGTAATAAAGCTCCTTCTACCCGAATGACTACTAGCCCCTGGAATAGCTGCACGTTGATATAGATAGTGGAAGAACTGAGTGGCTGTATTGGCACTAAAGCCATCACTGCCTTTCTTCTGGGAATAAAATAGTTTTTCCCGGGGATCATTGGGGGTATAGATCTTGATATAGGCAGCCAATTCTTTTTTAAGCTTCTCGCTAATAAACACGGTGCGGGCGTAACCACCCTTCGCTTGCTCTGGGCGCAACATGATCTCATTTTTGATAGCGCCTTCTGCGTCTACTACGTCCGCAAAACGTAAAGAAGCCATTTCCGCAACACGTAATCCTGCGTAATGTGTAATCAGTAGCATAGCCCTATTTCTAGCGCAATGCTTGCGTGTAGCAATGTGATCTAAAACTCTACGTAATTCTTGCGCGGTTAATGTTTTCGCTTGTTTCATTCTGCAATCTCCCTAAATCAAATAAAAGTCACACATTCAATGTAATTTCTTATGTGCGTGAAGTCGACCTAAAAAGGTCATCTGATATTTAGTGAGATTTCTTCAATGATCACAATGGTTTAGAGACGATCAGCAGGAAAATATAAGGTTTTGCGTATTTACTTACATTTACACATCTCAAAGCCAATTACACCCAATTGAAGAAAACAGCCGAATTGCGTTTTATCTATGCAATCGGCTGCCATACTACTAAATCCAAATATAAACAGCTCTAAGCAGCGAGCCTTTGTTTAAGGTCTGCATCGTAGTTTGATGAAAAGTAATCTGGGCTATTGCCAGTCTTTTCCCGGCATGAGCGCATGGGGAAATGCTCGCTCAACACCAATTCATGCTTATCATCCACAAGCGCCACGGTTAATTGGCAGGTGCGTAAATCCACCGTAACAAACCCCATGACCTTGGGCTTTGACATCGCACTATCAAATCGCTTGATCCAGCTGCATAGGATGTGTTCGCCGTGATTGGCGGACTGGACATCTATATTGATTTTTTGGTAATGGGCAATGACCATTCCCAGCGCCTCCATATCGATATCGGTAGTAGCTGTATGTTGCCACTGGGTAAATGGCACTAGATCGATTAAATACTTTAAGTGCTGCTGTGGAAGGTCTAAAGTTCCATTAAATACTGCGTTGTAATACATGCCCTTGCCAAAAGTTTTGCCGAACTTTGGGTTGTTATATAAACGCACTGCTATTTTTGTTCCTTGTTTTGTTACTTGTTTTGTTATTTGCTTTGTCTCCATCTCTTTCTCCTGATATGGTCTAGTTGCGGGTTGCTTTGTTGCCTCTAGTCACAAACCCAGAAAAGAAGTCACTTGTCTGGGTTACTAGTCGCTTCATGCCTTAAGCAGTAGCTAGTAACTAGCAACTAGTTACTTGTAACTTTGTTTCTTCTTGTTACCTAGTAACCCATAGCAACTCAAAGCAACTCACATTTTTATTTATGCCTTCTAGATAAGATCTGAAATTTATTCTTTGGTTTTCGCTGGGTTTCACAAGATTTCGATCCCATTGCTTATTGATCTAGCTATTGCTTCATTGATCCGTTGTTTTTCCATGCCAGATCAGGTCGACCCTTTTGCAGGGCGACACTATCGTTAAGACTCTACTAACAACAAGGAGTTTTCAATGTCCGTTCTAACAAGTCTTAAATTAATAACAGGTAAGCGCCCGGTATCAGCTAGCCCAATCGTACTGCGCAGAAACAAGATGGCCAATAAGATTGCTGAGCAGTTGGCACTTTGCGAAGCTCAAAAGTCAGGGCAGCTATACCAACCCAAAGTCTCACGCACTTATACAAACAAGCAAACGGGCGAACGCATGACTGTAGACACAGTAAAACGTGTACGTCAGTGGTTTTACATCAGCCCCGAGGGCAAGATCAACTTAACTCTTAAGTACGGCAGCAAAGTATTACCCCTGAATAAAAAAGGGGCTAATGCAATTGAACTAGCTTCAGGCGATGAGCTCATAGCCACACTGAAGAATCTACAGACTGCCGTGCTAAACGGTGATTTAGATGAAGCTATTAATGAAGTAAGCGAGATGACTCGCAATTCATTTAAGAAATGATGACCCAGGGCTAGTTTGCAATCGTGCAACTAGCCCATTTTTAACTTTAGGAGAATTACATGAATACTTACTCAGCTTACGTCCGTGCCAATGGATTTGTAGTCCAAACCAGAATCTGTGCAAACAGCGTTTCAGATGCAATCTTTTTACTCAAAGGCCAATATGGTGCTGATAATTTGGTGCATTTACCTCAGCAAATCGACTAAAGATGTCAAATTCAGAGTTTGATGCTGCAACGCTTGGCCAATTTACCGGTACTGAGCACTATTACCGCATTAGCCCCAGCACAGTCATTACAGATGGCTGCAAATATCTAGCTGATGAAGCTGGGGCATATTGGCTAATGGATGCAATAGCTAGTTATCTACCCCAATTTACAGGACGTGAGGAATTTATATCTGCCAAGCTCAACGTGACAAGAGGTAGTGCTGAGCTAGCGTTAGATAACGGCAATGGGAAAGTACTTGATCGCCAGCACATTCCATTTACTGACTTCCCCATGCCTACCATTACCCTCTATGCCTGCTGGAGTGGTGACTTCTGGGTACTGCTACTGCCTAGTGAATACTAGTAGCTATCGTAAGACTGATGATCTGATTTCTTGCTTAGTGATTTCTTTTTGAACCTTTTGCAGTACCAACTGGGTCAGTAATAGGCTTATTGCCAGCACGGCAACAATCGTTAAACGTGCCACACTAATTCGCTTCTGCTGAACTACAGTTCCTGAGTGATCCCAGGCCACAGGCAAACCATTGTCTAAAGCTTTTTTAGCCTGCCAAGCATTAAATGCCTGCACTAATGGATAAAAAATCATAAAGGAAAGTGCTTTAGATATCACCAGGTATGCCCTAGACTTTGATTCAACCAAACTCATTGGCTGATAGTTTTTATTAAGCACTCTTATCCCTACCGCCAACTTACCTATAGTCGTTTGAAATTTATAAATCATGTAGCTGTCATATAGATACAAGAACAAACACAGCCATAGCAAGCCAGTAATTAACTCTGCAATCATCAAAAACATAGTTGCGCTAGATGGCACAATTAAAATCAATAGCAAGCCAGGCAAATCAATCAGCCCCGCCACTAGCCAAACAATAAAAATATCTATCGTCCTTGCCCACAATCTTGACCAGAAAGTTGCCTGAATCATCTCAGCCTCAACTTTGGACTCGATATCTTTAGCTGGATAGCTTAAGTTTTGCGCAGAAGTATCTTGCGCTACTTGGGCCCCAGCAGTTTGGAAGCCTTCTTTTAGCCAACGCATAACAAAACGAAGTAATAAAAACCCAAGCCAGCTAATAATGGAAATCAGCAAGGCAATCAAGAGATCGTCAATGAATGTATCGCTCCAATTATTTAAGCGCACAAATGCCCGAATGACTCCTATAGAGAACACCAAACCTACAGTTGCAATTTGCACACGTCGCCACCCTGGATGCCTCTCAACCAAGAGACCAGACTGAACTAGTCGACCCACAAAGAATGCAACAAGCGGAATTAAGCCAATAGCCAAAAAGCCGAATAGCAATGCAGTCCAATATCTTTTAAAAATATTTCCAAGAGTCTCGCCAACTGATAAAGGTGCATCTACGCAGCCAAAATAATTAAATAACTCCATTCGCGCAAAGTAACAGGTCGAATATGAATTGCTATAGAGGTAAGGATTAGCATTACAGTACTGGAAATTCTTTGCATACTTCCAACCAGGCCACTGCTCAGTTTGCTCACCATATAGGGCAGCTATTTCAAGCGTGAAGTCACTGCCGTCTGGATATCTGTTAATCGCAGTACAAAAACTAGATTTATGCTGCTCAACCACTTTAGCTTGGTACTGGTCGGACTCTTTATTCCAATTAATTAGCCCTAAAACAGTCATGCCAACGGAAAAGATCACGGCCATTACTAGCGCAATGCTAAAACCGATTTTGAGTCGACTTAAAGCCACTTCTTTAGTTATAAGCGGTTTACTTGAATTTGGAGTCATAGGGAAAGTATATCGTTTTTAGAACGATCAACATCATGCTCTACGGCAATTACTGAAATCTTATAAATATAAGAAATGGAGAGTGCAAATGAGATTGAATGAATTTTTAAGTGATGATGAGTGGATTCGTTTGCAACGAATTATGTACACCAGTACCTTGGAAGCGTTAAACACCTATCAAAAACAACGTGCAGCGCAGTATGTCCCAAAGCCCCTTGCTGCAAAGTTAAAACCCGAGATAGCAAAAAAGGCACGTACCCTAGCAGCACGTAAAGCCAAGCGACCACCCCAAGTTGCAGCACCCAAACCTTTACCCAAACCCAAGCCACTACCCCTGCCTGCTACAAGTGGCACCCCAGCGTATCAACCTATCAAAGCACCCACCCCACTACCTGCAGGCACTAGAAGAGTGGCAGCAAGAAACCAATCCAAGCCCCCACCACAAAGTGCCAAATTACCGCCCAGTATGCGTGAATTACCAAGCGGTCAAGTAGCTATGATCCATGCCAAAACCGACCCGATAGCGCAGAAGAATATGGACAAAGAACGAGGCTAGAGAGCCGGCAGAGCGGTGGTCCTGGGGATCTATATAACGCAAAAAAGTGCGCTACCGGCACGACAGAGGCTATGCGAAATTAGATGCTCAAGATTTCTTCTTCTTGAGAGCTTCTTGCTGCTGCTTAAGTTTTTTAGATTGATATACCTCGGGCACTTCAATCTTATTAAACAGCGCCCCTCGTGCTTTAGGTGCCCGTACATTTTCAGCAATCGCCTCACCCGTAGCCCTGTCATAGTGCTTGGCAATAATCCCAGGTGAATTACCCAACTGCAAAGCAATGTCTCGTAGCGGTACCCCATCCATATTCAGTACAGTAGTGGTGTGGGCACTGCGGAAACTATAAAACACCCGCTTCTTACCACTATTGGGATCACGCAGCAAATTATGCTCATCCAAAAAGCGATCAAACATATGGTGTGATGTACCCAGCTTGCCACCACTGCGGGTTCTAAAGACATAACCGGGATCATTGCTCTCAGTCAGCTTCTTCAAGGTGGTTTTACCATCTGGGTAATTACGAGCCACGATCTCTTTTAGCACCTTGAAGGTTTCATCAAAGCCATTGGCGTCCCGATCCTTGGTCTTGCCATATACCGATAAGGTCACTGTAGGCTGCCACTCAATTTGCTCAATGAGATTGCCCTCTTCGTCATATTCTTCAATGGGCTTTTGGGATGATTCATCTTCAGCCAAGAAACCTTCTGCATTGGTCTCTTGGGGCTGCATATCCACAATCTTGGTCTTGTACTTGATGTTTTTCCATTGCAAATTCAGCAGCTCTTTACCTGGCCTAGCCCCTGTATCAATCAAGATGCGGACATAGTCATAAAGGAGTTCACGCTGCTCACGCTTGGCTTCAGATCTGCCCCGTAGAATCCAGGCTGGGAAGTTGGCCAAAATGGCATTGACCTCTTTTATGCTAAAGGTTGCGTAGTTTTCACCCTTGCGCCCTGTGGTCTCTAGCTCGGGCTTCATGGCTCTAGTCATAAAGCCGCGAATAATGGCCTCTTCAAAGATGTAGTTCAGCGTAACATTATGTTTTCGTACTGTGCTGTAGGCAGGCTCTTTACCCATTAGCTCAGCACGATCAAGCTCATATTGCTTGAGTGCTGCGTAATCAATCTTGTTGATGTTCTTATTACCCAGGCAAGGGATTAAGAAATCATCAATGATGCGCTTGTACACACTGTAAGAAACTGGGGCTTCACCTTTTTCCGCCTTGTCATCCATGCGTTTCTTGGTTAGGCGAGCGATATCCTTGAACTTCTTGGTAACTACGGGAATATTGGCTTCTTTTTTAAGCTCAGCGATGCGTTTGAGATCTTTGGCCTTGTCGATGGCCTTTTCGCGATCTCGTAATCTAGTGGAAGCGATTAGCCACTTGTCATCCACCTTGTAGCGGCATTGCCAAACCGTACTGTTTGGGCGCTTATAGAGAACGAGCTCACGCGGGTAGATTTCGTAGGTGCTGTCGAGCTTTTCAGGCATCACAACACTTTAAATTTTTAAAACGATTACGTCAACGGATTTTGTAGAAGCGAAATATTAAGAGTCGCTTCCCTTTTCGAGAAACTGAAACCATTTACTTAAATTAAGCTGTATGACCAAAAACGAAGCAATCAACATGCTCATTGAAAATGCCGCTATAGCCAAGCAGAAAGCTGTAGACCATGAATTCATCAATAAGCCAACTGTAAATTGAGTTGATGCCGACAATAGGCAAAAAAATACAGAAAATGAAAGTACCCTGCTAAGTCTTTTAAGTGGTCCATATTGGGTCAACTTTGGATTTATGGTCCTTAGCTCTTCAACCTTCTCAATGTATTGCTTATTGTCATAAAGACTTTCTTTTATTTTAATGAGTATCCCCGTTTTCAAGGACAGCAAAAAACCACCCATAGTAAGAAAGCCGGTGAACAAGCTGGCACGTAAATTCTTTTCATAGAACAAGTTCACATCGCCAAAATAATATTGAACCAATGTAAAAACTAGAATCCCAACCAAAGCTGGAACACCGTATAAAGAAAAGTTAGCTATTGCTTTCAATCTTAACCCTTAATAGGAGTGCTAAAAAAAGGAAGTTTACTTTTA of Polynucleobacter sp. AP-Nino-20-G2 contains these proteins:
- a CDS encoding arsenate reductase (azurin) small subunit, which gives rise to MESNESRRNFLKVTGIGSAVAVGSAASLVSSPANAAPGNGAVLAYPERNIGKSAGMKVNTPVNFTYPDASSPCVAIKMDGPVAGGVGPNNDVVAYSTLCTHMGCPVNYDQQAKTFKCPCHFSVFDPEHLGQMVCGQATENLPKIELKYDSGTDSFKAVGVNGLIYGRASNIL
- a CDS encoding AAA family ATPase → MQPDFSNFDEKFQPKVLGDVVFKDAKAKQMIEDCIAKNGGFPGSGKNGILLYGDVGTGKSALAKILPDLIEQAHSGQDAQLPQYFDIAATSNHAQMMVSIANRCNFTPIDAFHYFVLDEVDNLTGAYMPSLKTAMNGGSQHAVFILTTNNLSKIDRAVIDRCHVVDFTAAPSSHWLPVMSRVLSYYGVLGIPDQVLIDVAAACKGSGRGVLNASKQIVKHYYANKSNVAAPIVSQCQAVTI
- a CDS encoding site-specific integrase, with the protein product MKQAKTLTAQELRRVLDHIATRKHCARNRAMLLITHYAGLRVAEMASLRFADVVDAEGAIKNEIMLRPEQAKGGYARTVFISEKLKKELAAYIKIYTPNDPREKLFYSQKKGSDGFSANTATQFFHYLYQRAAIPGASSHSGRRSFITNLAAKGVGVRVIMGLSGHRQLSSVQHYIDCNDDQKRKAVELI
- a CDS encoding DUF6876 family protein, which encodes MSNSEFDAATLGQFTGTEHYYRISPSTVITDGCKYLADEAGAYWLMDAIASYLPQFTGREEFISAKLNVTRGSAELALDNGNGKVLDRQHIPFTDFPMPTITLYACWSGDFWVLLLPSEY
- a CDS encoding RDD family protein, with amino-acid sequence MTPNSSKPLITKEVALSRLKIGFSIALVMAVIFSVGMTVLGLINWNKESDQYQAKVVEQHKSSFCTAINRYPDGSDFTLEIAALYGEQTEQWPGWKYAKNFQYCNANPYLYSNSYSTCYFARMELFNYFGCVDAPLSVGETLGNIFKRYWTALLFGFLAIGLIPLVAFFVGRLVQSGLLVERHPGWRRVQIATVGLVFSIGVIRAFVRLNNWSDTFIDDLLIALLISIISWLGFLLLRFVMRWLKEGFQTAGAQVAQDTSAQNLSYPAKDIESKVEAEMIQATFWSRLWARTIDIFIVWLVAGLIDLPGLLLILIVPSSATMFLMIAELITGLLWLCLFLYLYDSYMIYKFQTTIGKLAVGIRVLNKNYQPMSLVESKSRAYLVISKALSFMIFYPLVQAFNAWQAKKALDNGLPVAWDHSGTVVQQKRISVARLTIVAVLAISLLLTQLVLQKVQKEITKQEIRSSVLR